AGAGACAAATGCTAAAGTGGGGTAATGCAtgtcacacataaaaaaaaaaaagaagaattaatAGGGGGCTAAAATGGAAACTCAAAATGGATGTgatgtttcttcttctactaTATAATTACTATTCCTATACAGTGtgataagacacacacacacacacacacacacaccgtcagCAGCAGGTTCTTCTGGACGGAGGAGGCGGACTCTCATCCAGACGCACTTCACCGTCGCACCTTTGAGAGCTCCCTgacttttctcatttcatttcattttttttttttctttccccccccctcAACTTGTGAAGATGACAGAAGCTTCCACAGACTCGGGATCCACCAAAATAACTCCGGAGGTTTTCCAGGAGATGCTCCAGTACTACAACCTGAGCCGCGGGGAGTTCATCAGCACCTACAACATCCAGCCGCTCGTCTACGTCCCCGAGTTACCGTCCGGAGCCAAGGCCACCTTCGTCATCATGTACGCGGTCATCTTCGTCCTGGCTCTGGCTGGAAACAGCTTGGTCATCTACATTATAGTGAAGAAACGTCCGACCCAGACAGCCACGGATATTTTCATCTGCTCCCTGGCGGTCAGCGACCTGCTCATCACTTTCTTCTGCATCCCCTTCACCCTCCTGCAGAACATCTCCTCTCAGTGGCTCGGAGGTGAGTCCCAACACCTCCAACCCGAGGTGCCCCCTTCACAGGCAGCATGAACAGGGGGGGGCAACCAACTCACAGGTGGAcctgaagaaagagaaaggctTTTACTAATCATTTAGAATCAGCCAGCATGAGAGATGGAGGGCAATAAAagcagtgaaaaaacaaactggccCAGCACTGATCCCTGAACTAGATAAACCTCTGGGAGATATGTCTGAGGCAGGCGGTAATATCTTTGGATAAATGACAGATGGAGTGCAGACACAGTCCTTTGGGATTCGCTGAAGGAAATAGTGTGGGAGGTAAACACTCACAGGAAAAGTTCACTTAATGCTCAATAAATGCAgtgacagttgtttttttttttatctgtgtgtgtgtgtgtgtgtcaatctGAGCATGATTTGCTTATTTAAGAGATTTCACAACTCCATGTGTCTGATGCCTCGCTGATAACACCTGGTAGAAGTGTAAATGAGGACTGACATTTGGTGTCTCACGGCAATATTTGGCCAGCTCTAAGCATGCGCTCCAATTAAAATATGATCATAATGAGTTCAGAGGGAATCATTGTCGACTATGTGAGTCTCATCTGCCTGTCGTGCAGGTTTTCACCAGGGTTTCTTTCATTAACTGGGAATTATGTGGAATGACCACAGTGAAGGGAAATCAGTTGGTCCTTTTGCCGCTTTAGTTAAAGCCAACAGGAGAACGAAGGGAACGAGGACGAGAAGTTGTtatccttttctctctgaccaAACAATGGGAGGGATGTTGGAATGACATAGAAATGCatcttttctgctgtttcttgGCACCTCACTGCTTAACGTCTCTGTTTATCCCTGCAGGGGTTCTGGTTTGCAAGACAGTTCCTTTTGTGCAGACCACAGCCATAGTAACAGGCATCCTCACAATGACCTGCATTGCCATTGAGAGATACCAGGGCATTGTCTTCCCCCTGAAAATGAGGCAGCAGTACTCATCGAAAAGAGCATACAAGATGCTAGGTATTACACGTTTCCAAGACCGGCTCATTATGCTTCCAGGAGGGAATGGTTTGTGAGAACATGAGAATATTTGATCTGTGTGTCGCTGCAGGGCTGCAGTcttaaaaagtaatttatttttttttccccctacaaTCCATCCACCTTCTGCAACCTAATATTCCCGCCAAGCAAACATCAGCGGGATTAAAAAGTGACATATGAGCCCAAAGACACAGACGTTTGCAGGAAAGAACAAGAACGCTGAAACGCACACCTGAGCAGGTTTCATACCGAAGGAGAAGCGTGTTCTTGCTTCAGCCCTTTAAACTCTACAGGCAGCATGTATCGGACAACAGTGATTTGAACAGACACAACACAGCCCTCTGATCTGCCACTAAGTGGAGATACTGTATCAGCAGCCTTAAAGGTTGGCTGGCTGATATCACAGCTCAGTGATATTATTAGCTGGCATTGGCGTATCATGCAGTAGCACAGACATAATGGTGAGGTATGCAACAATTCCTGTGCAGACCGAGTCAATCAAGAAATTCTGTTCTACTGTCAAACTGCCATCAAGCATTATTGTTAtctttgaaaatgtaatatcaGTGTTGGCATTAAAACTCTCCTGCTGGGCTCTGTTTAAAAGTGAGGAGGAAAAAGCTAAACTGtccacaacacaatgaaaaatccaaaaataatcTCGGTTCATGTGGAATGCCACGCTAAAACAGAGCTTTGTTTTGAAGCAATTTAACAGAATGGACAGCTCTTTGGGAGGGGAATTAAATTTTGAGCCCTGGCAGCTGCCGCGTTTGGcaaactcttcataaaagttttatttgtacACTGTACATTTGTATAACATACCTTTCTACATCATTTAGGACTGGTGTGGTTTGTCTCAGTGATAGTTGGTTCACCAATGCTGTTTGTGCAACAGGTGCAGGTAAGTGGTGCTTTCAGACCAACTACACCAACACACAGTTCTTTTCAGCAGCTTCCTTAAACAATGAcaaccaaaaatatatatatatatatatcacacaGATCATCACAAAACACTCTCTAAAACCACAATGGGAACATATAACAGTAgctttaaattgtgtttatgaATCCACGGAAATTCAAGGAACAGCGTGGTGCAGAAGGTAATGCTTCTTCTTAGTTGCCTAGTAGCAGTTCCAGTGAACACAATGGAAAAAGAGGTTCAGTAAGCCAGCTCACCATCATTATTTTCAACCTGTGCTATAATGCCCCTTGATTTTCAATCTTGCAGTCTTTTGGAATCCAAGTGGCTGAGAACTGCTAAGATATTTTAGCAGGTTACATTCTTTCTGtcataatataaataacatGAAGAAACTTGTCGCCATCACTGTGCATTGAagtgagacaaaaacactttgatTTGATGAGCAGTGAATAAGcaccacagaaaaacacttttttttttgggggggggggggtagtgtATAAATCAGGTGTACTGAGAGGAATATCCTCCAACACACATTCAAAGCAAAACCACAAATGGCATTTAAGGCTTGCATTACACAAATGGAACAGTTGCTCAACAAATGTACTAAAAGCTGTCTTGTTGTTTGGTGTTGAAGTGTAGGCGgttaagacaaacaaagactttttaaaaacaggagtGTAATGCTTTGTCTGTTATATAACACGATTACAACAGATGTGTCACAAAGCCTCAAACAAAGGCCTCTACATGACTGACTTTATCTGCCATGAATTTCCTTCAAGGTCTTCACGGCTTTTCCGTGTGTCTCTTGCAGGTGAAATACGACTTCTTGTACGATCACTACCACGTGTGCTGTCAGGAAAGTTGGCGCTCTCTAACGCACAGGCAGGTTTATACCACCTTCATCATGGTGGCCCTTTTCCTGCTCCCTTTGGCAGCCATGCTGTTCCTCTACACGCGCATCGCTATCGAGCTGTGGATCCGCAAGAGAGTGGGCGACTCCTCAGTCctcaacaccatgaaccacagGGAGATAAGCAAGATTTGCAGGTAAGTTATAGAGCAGATATTTTCCTCCGCAGAGTTTAAAGCAGTAAAACTGTGCTGCAGCCTGGTGATTTGGTTGATTGtgatacacaacacaaactgtttagGTCTCATTGTCAGAATTAATTAGAGCAGCAACTGGATTTGATAActtaaaaacagcaatattCACTTCTTGGAAAACCGTGAAAATATCTAGTACGTAtccaaaataactttttttggGACATATTTGGCAGttctcacactttttttttttttttttatattttgtttttgccctCCACAGGAAAAAGAAACGAGCCGTTAAAATGATGATCACCATCGTTTTGTTATTCACCATTTGCTGGGCACCATTCCACACAGTGCACATGCTGTTCGAATACTGTAAGTATCAATCTGAATTAAgatttgaaaatataattaGTTCAAAAGCATTTCGGCCATTTGTTTATAGTGTCGATGTATTTCCTCAGCTTCAATGAgaccctgtgtctgtgtgtaattcTGCAGATGatctggaaaataaatatgacgGAGTGAAGCTAAACATGATCATCGCTGTGGTTCAAGCCATTGGGTTCTTCAACAGCTTCAACAATCCCATCGTGTACGCTTTCATGAACGAGAACTTTAAGGAGAGCTGCGTCTCCACCCTTTCCCACTGCATCAGAAAACCTAACCAGCAGGGCCGCGCAGCGGTGGTGCCCAAACTGAGCGTGCAGTTCATCAaaccacagagcagagaagcCTTTCTGGAATCCGATGAAGGGAACAACCTAAAGCAGCATTCAGCAGCAAAAGGTCCTCTGAGCTCGTCACTGGGAGAGAGCTCGCTGGAAATAATAGGAGAGAAAATctccaccatccaaacacaccTTCCTGCAAACAGCTCGTGTGAAGTCAAATGAAGAGGAAGTGGTTCAAAGTTCAGGTGAAACTGACACTCCTGTCTGGTGTCAGTCACTGCCATACAACACCAACAGTTGATGTGAAATTTTGAGTCTCACAATGATGGTTCAAAAgctcagaaagagagaaagcaacaGCTTAAAAATCTACTCCTGCAGTTCTTTCTTCATTTAGTCTGGAGTGCAGCAGGGTAGAAAATGAAGGAGATCCAAAAGGAGGCACTTTAAGAATAAGGTCTGCTGGAAGCGGTCAGCTGATACGCACTTCTGTTGAGGTCTCTGACACCAGCAGGTGGCTGAGCCTCTCTCAGGAAGCGTTTTAATGATGATGTCAGAGGGAACCATGTCCAGCGTCGTGCCAGTGACACTTGGGAATGACAGCAAAAGGGACATTAACTGTTAGACAGCCACGCTTTCAGCAGCAAGGACGACACATCCACTTTTACTGCACGGCTAAATTTCAAGATAGCACCTCACCATGAATTCTTTTCAGGTTAGTTGAATTGCAgacctttgtttttttattttcctttttaaaccaAGATGATAAACATATTGAGCCTCTGACTTTTGGTACTCTTCGGAAATGGCAAACATCAAATCACAATTgcatctaaaaacaaaaacgttaatgtgaaaatgaaactgagtaGCAGGACCAACAGACTAATGAAAGCACATTCCGTGCACAGGTTTTAGAAAGGTTGAGGCTGAAATTGAGTCAAATGTTTAGTCTTTTTTTGGCCAATCTCAATAGTATTGAAGATTACATTTAGTATTTATTAATGTTGCattgaatgttaaaaaaaaaaaaaaaaagattaactgTAGACCAAACTAAAAGGCTTTTGACTTTCATTATGAGATATTTTACGCAGTGACGCAGATTTGTTCAGTCATTACGGTAATATAAGCATGTTTATGTCTTCGGATTTAAACAAGGACACTGGGCACGCTGGGGGAAGAATTCCTTTCAATATGCTGATGTCTACATGCAGCCCAAGTAAATAATATCTTTTTATGGTGTATGATTAGAGTTACATGTTCTGTAATTATATGAATGTAATAATGTTTTCGGTGAGGCCATCATTGTTTTGATTCACAGTTCTGTACAAATGTtgtaaattaaaagtaaaagtaaattaaatctTGTGTACCAGACTGTCGGTAGCCAACAGCGTTTCTTAAGGGGCTCTTTTTCACACAAAAGAACAGAATTTTGCATTGATGTGGTCAAAAtcttatatatttatgtattattatatttatttatgtaatatgtatgtgtttgtgtacatacacatgctgtgtatgtgtctatgAGAATAAACAGCTCTACTTTGGATAATTGAGAcatgtaaatttttttaattttatgttctAAAATTGATCTTTGCACTATGATATACCACCATAGCATTAGAATGTAAAAGTTTAATTTCCCTCCTTTGTTGATTTGAGGTGTGaccaaggggggaaaaaaaaaaacaaaaaacaacacgcTTTCTATTACGCTTTCCACGGCTAAAAATATTAAGAGATCAAACATTTCTGACATCTGATGATTGAACCGTAAAGCcatgattttctttgtcattaatttattatattatatacattattATATGAAAGGTCTTCATACAGGTTGAGACTGAAACAAGTTTCAGAAACACTCATGAATTGGGTTTTGCAGTTTTTCTATTAGCAAATAGAAGCTGCTAACGGAGTTCATATTATATTACAAAACTAAGTGCCTAGTCAGGTATGCTTaattaaaagatgttttttgacTCTGCTGCGCATGACACTAAGATACATTATGTGTACAAAACGCTGCCAAATCTGTAGAATGAGGGAGCACATGGAATAGTGGAGGAAAAACCAGGATGTAAATTTGCATTGTAAATCAAAAAGCAGCGTCACACCTAAAAAGAAGATGCTATCCCACTTTTTGTAACTCCCCAAAATCAAAATTACTTGACAGTTGTGCAGGCACTTCTGTAATTGATGAAAATCATCTTAAGATAGTCTGTTAGCGaactctaaaaaacaaaacaaaccaaacaaaaacgAAACACTACAAACCTTCTGACTGTCCCTACTCTCCTCAATGCTATGTGATAAGCGATATATGGAAATCTGCATTGTCGAACAGGAGAGGCCTTTTAACTGGAGATGGATCCTTGTCGGCCTTGTGTAGGAGTTTAAACAGTCCTGTCCCAATATTCATTGGTATCCCCATGATGATGCACTCAGACACGCCTACAACAGGAACACAGGAAATGTTAAGATCCCAATAAGACTTAAAAATTAAGCTTCATTTGCATTGCAGAGGGGGAAGCATCAGTTTACCACAGACAGAGTCCTTTTGTCCAAAGTACGCAGCATCGAAAAGATGATCAGCTGTTTTCTCGAAGGAGGCCAGCATGAGGACACTTTCCTTCATTTTTGCTAAACCAAACCTGGTGATTCCGAGAATCTCCCCCTGTGTGGACAGAAACGGTGTGCCCTCACACGGAACCAAATACAGACAACATGCATATTCCTAAGATAGATTGGGGCTTCATACCTTATAGGACATGAGATCTGCAAGAAGCATGACGTGACGCCTGTCAATGCTCATTCCATGGTTCACCATGGTGTACTGAATCTCATTGATGATTGTGGACCTTGCAGCCTCGATGCCCAAGGTCCTTTCAACCTAGAAAAGTGCACAGAAAAGAGTGTTTAAAGAAAGCTGAGGTTTGTCAAGGAAGCCAATTCAATATTCTAATAGGAAAATGGCTGCATTCAGGACGAGTTCAAACTCTTGGAGGGAGTGAATTAATGATACGAATGCTTATAATTTACACACTTCATGACCCTTTGAATCGTGGATGCCATTTATCAACAGCAGCCTCTGACGTGACATTCAAGTTGAATAAACACCTCCTCAAAATAGTGAAAAGAGCCCTCGACCTTCCATGAAATTAGGCTGAACTAacacaaaatgaattttaaagttCGTGCAGGGTAGCtgtgctaaataaaaaaaaaactgatgcaaCTACACTGCCTTTAAAGCTGGGTTGACTGATACCTCGTATGTATTGTTTGAAGTTGTCCTGCTTCCGTTCACTCCGTGTGTTGCCATCACTGCCCGCAGGTTATCCCCCTCCACCAGGAGCTTGTACTTGTTCTTGCCGGTCTGTTCATCAATGTGAATGACAGCTCGGGCAACCTCAGGTATTCCTTGCACCACCACCTTCCAAGTGAGAACATAGACATCTCattgagctttgtttttttttttttttttaaaagatggaTCTTGTAGAGTCTGAGCACCAAACCATGATTAAACCAACTAACAGAGAACTGTGagattttgtgtattttcagtcACTCACTTTAACTGCAGTTCGGAAAtatgaaaacagtttgaaagcTAAAAGGAATTTATCACATACTAGAGTCTTACCTTCGGAAGCTCCTCTTTTAATGACTGCAGCACATAATACATTGAGCTTTTGTTGTTCTCTCGTGGAGACACACAAACCACTGCCTCGCCGTGCAC
Above is a genomic segment from Echeneis naucrates chromosome 19, fEcheNa1.1, whole genome shotgun sequence containing:
- the qrfprb gene encoding pyroglutamylated RF-amide peptide receptor, yielding MTEASTDSGSTKITPEVFQEMLQYYNLSRGEFISTYNIQPLVYVPELPSGAKATFVIMYAVIFVLALAGNSLVIYIIVKKRPTQTATDIFICSLAVSDLLITFFCIPFTLLQNISSQWLGGVLVCKTVPFVQTTAIVTGILTMTCIAIERYQGIVFPLKMRQQYSSKRAYKMLGLVWFVSVIVGSPMLFVQQVQVKYDFLYDHYHVCCQESWRSLTHRQVYTTFIMVALFLLPLAAMLFLYTRIAIELWIRKRVGDSSVLNTMNHREISKICRKKKRAVKMMITIVLLFTICWAPFHTVHMLFEYYDLENKYDGVKLNMIIAVVQAIGFFNSFNNPIVYAFMNENFKESCVSTLSHCIRKPNQQGRAAVVPKLSVQFIKPQSREAFLESDEGNNLKQHSAAKGPLSSSLGESSLEIIGEKISTIQTHLPANSSCEVK